A genomic window from Actinomycetaceae bacterium MB13-C1-2 includes:
- a CDS encoding ABC transporter permease: protein MNESMPKSLSDGSWQKRLTFSLNTAVTLGLLIVAVAINAYLQPTFFTQYSLTSNFATFTPLVFAAIAQAIVIIGGGLDLSLGAQIAFISVVALKVMDGQDSRIFLGLIAALTTGALCGLLNGFIVAVVRLQPLITTFATSSVFSGLALVVLPTPGGAVPPALVSGYRMAVAAVPVPILLVLLGILLWWLLSRTRFGKQLYAVGSNRESAYASLVPVTSVTIRTFMFSSMFASLAALAVLANTGSGDPFVGAEMALNSIAAGVLGGIALSGGRGSPLGAVVGAIILSVSSNILFFLNVPTTYRALASGIIIIVALALSVLTTRRTKA, encoded by the coding sequence ATGAATGAATCGATGCCCAAGTCTCTCTCTGATGGCAGTTGGCAGAAACGTCTTACTTTTAGTCTCAACACTGCGGTTACTCTGGGGTTGCTGATAGTCGCTGTTGCGATCAATGCATATCTACAGCCCACTTTTTTCACTCAGTACTCTTTGACCAGTAACTTCGCAACGTTCACCCCGCTCGTGTTCGCAGCAATCGCTCAGGCGATCGTGATTATTGGCGGCGGTCTCGATCTGTCGCTTGGAGCCCAGATCGCTTTTATTTCGGTAGTAGCTCTCAAGGTTATGGATGGACAGGATTCCCGAATATTCCTTGGACTTATCGCCGCGCTCACGACAGGAGCGCTCTGCGGGCTCCTCAACGGTTTCATTGTCGCAGTGGTGCGCCTCCAACCGCTTATAACAACCTTTGCTACCTCCTCGGTCTTCAGTGGTCTCGCACTGGTTGTGTTGCCAACTCCGGGCGGAGCGGTTCCACCTGCCTTGGTCTCTGGTTACCGCATGGCCGTTGCCGCGGTGCCGGTTCCGATCCTTCTTGTATTGCTTGGCATATTGCTCTGGTGGCTTCTGTCGCGAACAAGGTTCGGGAAGCAACTCTATGCTGTTGGTAGCAACCGCGAATCCGCGTATGCTTCGCTGGTCCCCGTCACTTCAGTGACGATTAGAACGTTCATGTTCTCTTCCATGTTTGCTTCTCTTGCTGCGTTGGCGGTGTTGGCCAACACCGGCTCAGGGGACCCTTTCGTTGGTGCAGAGATGGCACTTAACTCGATTGCTGCAGGTGTCTTGGGTGGTATTGCGCTCAGCGGTGGACGAGGCTCACCTCTTGGGGCGGTTGTTGGCGCCATCATCCTTTCGGTGTCTTCAAACATCCTCTTCTTCCTGAATGTGCCGACCACCTACCGCGCTCTCGCTTCGGGAATCATCATCATCGTTGCGTTGGCGCTATCAGTTCTCACGACTAGGAGGACGAAGGCATGA
- a CDS encoding Gfo/Idh/MocA family oxidoreductase encodes MAARETLGVGILGAGFIGNFHVDSFGGVRDGDIVAVCSRTKKNAEALARKAEDTGVGSEVSAYDDVVELVRDPRVDAIWVLTPNFTRLEVIKAITDELKAGRAELKGIAIEKPLGRTIAEAREVLEMVESVGLLHGYLENQVYSPGLVRSRDIVWARGASAAGTPYLARAAEEHSGPHNTWFWNGATEGGGVLNDMMCHSVEAGRFLLSPPGTRHSQWLKPVAVTATIASLKWGRPAYAKQLQDAYEGVVDYTETPSEDYAHAVFEFVNGDGEPVIVEATTSWSYVGAGLRLSFELLGPEYSMESDTLSTESKLFMSRSLEQSEGEDMIEKQNAEQGLMPLLSDESMSYGYTGENSYLTSAFLKGEQPLEGLEAGLEVIELLMAAYKSAEDGRRLTWPLDLDDFVPAVARGEWNPRRA; translated from the coding sequence ATGGCAGCTCGGGAGACGCTCGGCGTCGGTATCCTAGGCGCGGGGTTCATAGGGAACTTCCACGTTGATTCATTTGGCGGGGTGCGAGACGGAGACATTGTTGCCGTCTGTTCCCGCACCAAGAAAAATGCAGAGGCGTTGGCTAGGAAGGCCGAGGACACAGGTGTGGGTAGTGAGGTATCCGCATACGACGATGTGGTGGAGTTAGTTCGCGACCCACGGGTCGACGCGATCTGGGTACTTACGCCGAACTTCACACGTCTGGAGGTCATCAAGGCGATCACGGATGAGCTGAAGGCGGGCCGTGCCGAGCTTAAGGGTATTGCCATTGAAAAACCACTGGGGCGAACCATTGCGGAGGCGCGCGAGGTTCTAGAAATGGTTGAGAGTGTCGGCTTGCTCCACGGATATCTCGAAAACCAGGTCTATTCTCCAGGTTTGGTTCGTTCCCGTGACATCGTCTGGGCTCGTGGGGCTAGCGCCGCGGGCACACCATATCTCGCCCGTGCGGCGGAGGAACATTCGGGGCCGCATAACACCTGGTTCTGGAACGGTGCGACCGAGGGCGGGGGTGTCCTTAATGACATGATGTGCCACTCGGTTGAGGCGGGCCGCTTCCTTCTGTCCCCACCGGGAACCCGTCACTCACAGTGGCTGAAGCCGGTCGCTGTCACTGCAACTATCGCTTCCCTCAAGTGGGGCCGTCCAGCGTATGCAAAGCAGTTGCAGGATGCGTACGAGGGAGTAGTCGACTACACGGAGACACCTTCCGAAGACTATGCACACGCTGTCTTCGAGTTTGTGAACGGTGATGGAGAACCGGTCATCGTTGAGGCCACCACCTCATGGAGCTATGTTGGGGCTGGCCTTCGTCTCTCATTTGAGTTGCTTGGGCCCGAATATTCGATGGAGTCTGACACCCTTTCAACCGAGTCCAAGCTGTTTATGTCGCGAAGCCTTGAACAGTCTGAGGGCGAGGACATGATTGAGAAACAGAATGCCGAGCAGGGCCTGATGCCACTCCTCTCTGATGAGTCGATGTCCTATGGATACACGGGTGAGAACTCATATCTCACCTCTGCTTTCCTTAAGGGAGAGCAGCCGCTGGAGGGTCTTGAGGCAGGACTGGAAGTAATCGAGTTATTGATGGCCGCATACAAGTCTGCGGAAGACGGAAGACGCCTGACGTGGCCGTTGGACCTCGACGATTTTGTTCCGGCGGTGGCCAGGGGTGAGTGGAACCCTAGGAGAGCTTAG
- a CDS encoding ABC transporter permease produces the protein MSTAIDTPVETLSAQSRFQWLKNPVLIALIVTILLIALGQLFSPGFGSYNQIVSMLRVASFLGFLAIGQTIVILSGGDGIDLSVGKTATFGAIIAAKVMDGSNENLLLGVLIPILVGALIGLANGLGILLLKIPPFVMTLGMMGVVTGMILAYTGGVAGGRSAPALTDLVNGRWLFNVPGVLFIWAIAIVLVTLFLRRTTTGWHIFAVGANRKAARLSGIPVARTVLLSYVLSGVFAVIGGMMMLGYTETVFLNLADNLTLTSVAAVVIGGTLVAGGVGGYIGSAIGAVLLTVLSSFLTTINMPESGRIIINGVVLIVLLAFYGRQKKLRS, from the coding sequence ATGAGTACTGCGATTGACACTCCTGTCGAGACTTTGTCGGCCCAAAGTCGCTTCCAGTGGCTTAAGAACCCGGTCCTTATTGCCCTAATAGTGACCATTTTGCTGATCGCACTGGGGCAACTGTTTTCGCCCGGATTCGGGTCTTATAACCAGATAGTCTCGATGTTGCGTGTTGCCTCGTTCCTAGGCTTCCTCGCGATCGGTCAGACTATCGTGATCCTGTCCGGCGGTGATGGCATCGACCTGTCCGTGGGCAAAACTGCGACGTTTGGTGCAATTATCGCTGCCAAGGTGATGGACGGATCGAATGAGAATCTTCTTCTGGGCGTCCTCATCCCGATTCTGGTCGGAGCCCTGATTGGATTGGCCAACGGTTTAGGAATTCTGTTGCTGAAGATTCCGCCGTTCGTCATGACTCTAGGAATGATGGGCGTCGTGACAGGTATGATCCTTGCGTATACCGGAGGCGTGGCCGGTGGGCGTAGCGCCCCGGCGCTCACCGATCTAGTGAACGGACGGTGGCTGTTCAATGTTCCAGGCGTGCTCTTTATCTGGGCAATTGCAATAGTCCTGGTGACGCTTTTCCTGCGCCGTACGACTACCGGCTGGCATATCTTTGCGGTAGGAGCTAATCGAAAGGCTGCGCGTCTTTCGGGCATTCCGGTGGCGCGTACTGTTCTGCTTTCTTATGTGTTGTCGGGTGTATTTGCGGTCATTGGCGGAATGATGATGCTCGGATACACGGAGACGGTGTTTCTCAATTTGGCCGACAACCTCACGCTCACTTCGGTGGCAGCCGTAGTTATCGGTGGGACGCTGGTGGCTGGTGGCGTCGGCGGCTATATCGGTTCGGCCATCGGCGCGGTTTTGCTAACTGTACTCAGTTCGTTCCTGACCACGATCAATATGCCCGAGTCAGGACGGATCATCATCAATGGCGTTGTTCTTATTGTCCTGCTCGCCTTCTACGGCAGACAAAAGAAACTGCGAAGCTAA